In the uncultured Methanobacterium sp. genome, one interval contains:
- a CDS encoding helix-turn-helix transcriptional regulator, with translation MLILHVLDENGPGNGVEIMDAIQTHHESCNVSHRGHRPHSRPSPGSVYPMLKKMVNEGLLIKNEDGRYELTEKGNAILNRIYGRFKPQEKMDRGEYSITKALTEIEGYVSYLEDIKEEKLVPHGELIGELGERLKAIRESLQKK, from the coding sequence GTGTTAATACTCCATGTTCTGGATGAAAATGGTCCGGGAAATGGTGTGGAAATTATGGATGCTATCCAAACCCACCATGAATCCTGTAACGTGTCCCATCGTGGCCACAGACCTCACTCTCGACCTTCACCTGGCTCAGTATATCCGATGCTCAAAAAAATGGTTAATGAAGGTCTCCTCATAAAAAACGAAGATGGAAGATATGAATTAACTGAAAAAGGAAATGCAATCCTCAATAGAATTTACGGGCGTTTTAAACCACAGGAAAAAATGGACCGTGGAGAATATTCCATAACCAAGGCATTAACCGAAATTGAAGGATATGTTTCTTACCTGGAAGATATTAAAGAAGAGAAACTGGTTCCTCATGGAGAATTAATAGGAGAATTGGGTGAAAGGCTGAAAGCCATCAGGGAATCTCTCCAGAAAAAGTAA
- a CDS encoding 4Fe-4S ferredoxin, translated as MKCENAIRNVIEIECEDYYLGMVDLSRVENSIIEKYGSLIDQYPRAISIGITLPYKIPDKMVMTKKQPYDVTTCQLKSITSHLSQLIEQEGYQALAMPKARAMDDRPEISFHEVVANLADLGKIEKNLLVTPEVGSRVNWGTILTNAPI; from the coding sequence ATGAAATGTGAAAATGCAATCAGAAACGTTATTGAAATAGAGTGTGAGGATTATTATTTGGGTATGGTAGATTTATCCCGGGTTGAAAACTCTATAATTGAAAAATACGGTTCATTAATTGACCAATACCCACGAGCAATCTCTATAGGAATAACTTTGCCCTATAAAATTCCTGATAAGATGGTAATGACTAAAAAACAGCCTTATGATGTTACAACTTGCCAATTAAAATCCATCACATCACATCTAAGTCAATTAATCGAACAGGAAGGATATCAAGCACTGGCCATGCCCAAAGCCAGGGCAATGGATGATAGGCCTGAAATTTCCTTCCATGAAGTGGTGGCTAATCTGGCAGATCTGGGGAAAATAGAAAAAAATCTACTAGTGACCCCAGAAGTAGGATCAAGGGTTAATTGGGGGACCATACTCACCAATGCCCCCATTTAA
- a CDS encoding class I SAM-dependent methyltransferase, which produces MLTEFRFKILNREASSPKNKPSKIIEHLNLYDEMVVGDIGSGGGYFTHEFSRNLGRDGQVYAIDTDEKALDFIKTHLLTEDVQNVETLLVNPDGINLPEKSVDLFFLRNVFHHIPNQVEYFKCLEKFLKDDGKIAIIDYNKRKFSFTGLFGHYTPEIVLLDIMKQAGFSLQEKYDFLPDQLFMVFQKWP; this is translated from the coding sequence ATGCTAACTGAATTCAGGTTTAAAATTTTAAACCGAGAGGCTTCTTCACCCAAAAACAAACCCTCAAAAATTATAGAACATCTTAATCTTTATGATGAGATGGTAGTGGGGGATATTGGGTCTGGTGGAGGGTATTTCACTCATGAATTTTCCAGAAACTTGGGAAGAGATGGTCAAGTTTATGCCATTGACACCGATGAAAAGGCTCTTGATTTTATAAAGACTCATCTTCTAACCGAAGATGTTCAGAATGTGGAAACACTCCTGGTTAATCCAGATGGGATAAATTTACCGGAAAAGAGTGTGGATCTATTCTTTTTAAGAAATGTGTTCCATCACATCCCCAATCAGGTAGAATATTTTAAATGCCTTGAAAAATTTCTAAAAGACGATGGGAAAATAGCCATCATTGATTATAACAAAAGAAAATTCAGTTTCACAGGCCTTTTTGGACATTACACGCCTGAAATTGTTCTTTTAGATATTATGAAACAGGCCGGGTTCTCCCTTCAGGAAAAATATGATTTTTTACCGGACCAGTTATTCATGGTGTTTCAAAAATGGCCATGA
- a CDS encoding ATP-binding cassette domain-containing protein yields MTEHAIELNNLTKKFGDFTAVDDLSLTVEEGEIFGFLGPNGAGKSTTIRMLCTLAQPTSGTARVAGFDLIKESDQVRQNIGLVAEKMIMYDRLTAAENLRFFGKLYSMPKQKLEERIDELLELVDMQEWKNTQISKFSTGMKQRINVIRALLSEPEILFMDEPTLGLDPQTTFSIRDITREINQSGMTIILTTHAMTEAEALSDRVAIIDHGKIAALDTPQNLKNMISHGDITVFGIKIDNLTRELIEKIRSLEMVTAVAQQDDYNLKVSAQGDDALNQIIDTIRSEGGEISSLTNSNESTLEDVFLAVTGKQMRDQATEKPVNTHHGHGTAPKARGR; encoded by the coding sequence ATGACTGAACACGCTATAGAACTCAACAACCTTACTAAAAAGTTCGGTGATTTCACAGCAGTGGATGACCTGTCACTGACAGTGGAGGAAGGGGAAATATTTGGATTTTTAGGCCCCAACGGTGCAGGTAAAAGTACCACCATAAGAATGCTGTGCACCCTCGCCCAGCCAACATCAGGAACTGCCCGTGTTGCTGGATTTGATTTAATTAAAGAATCAGACCAGGTTCGCCAGAATATTGGCCTGGTGGCTGAAAAGATGATCATGTACGACCGCCTTACCGCAGCAGAAAACCTAAGATTCTTCGGGAAACTTTATTCCATGCCTAAACAGAAGCTGGAAGAACGGATCGATGAATTACTGGAACTGGTGGACATGCAGGAATGGAAGAACACACAGATCAGCAAGTTTTCGACCGGTATGAAGCAGAGGATCAATGTAATACGTGCGCTTCTGTCTGAACCAGAGATACTGTTTATGGATGAACCCACACTGGGCCTGGATCCACAGACCACCTTTTCCATAAGGGATATTACCCGGGAAATAAACCAGAGCGGGATGACCATCATATTAACCACCCATGCCATGACCGAGGCAGAAGCACTCAGCGATAGGGTTGCCATAATTGATCACGGTAAAATTGCGGCATTGGACACGCCACAAAACCTTAAAAACATGATATCTCACGGTGATATCACTGTATTTGGTATTAAGATTGACAACCTGACCCGTGAACTCATTGAAAAAATCAGATCCCTGGAAATGGTCACGGCAGTGGCACAGCAGGATGATTATAATTTAAAGGTAAGTGCTCAGGGAGATGATGCCCTGAACCAGATCATTGACACCATCCGTAGTGAAGGTGGGGAGATATCCTCCCTTACCAACAGCAATGAATCCACACTGGAAGATGTGTTCCTGGCAGTGACCGGTAAACAGATGCGTGATCAGGCCACTGAAAAACCAGTTAACACCCATCATGGTCACGGAACAGCACCCAAAGCAAGGGGAAGGTGA
- a CDS encoding ABC transporter permease, with protein sequence MDFIKILKDSYHVMAKDMLELKRNRMSLAALFMMPLLFLVMFGFIFPSGSTQQNMPMGLVNLDQGQGSNEFVAQMEAMNKNTSYMQFQNYSSVDDAKTAINKGKLYGVFIIPPGFSDNLTNGKSADFTVYIDNSNPQISMQIQQVLSSTVSGMNNMKAEANVVGLGKATNQSVNPQAMIFPYIPSIQTTIPGQTNYFNFLAPGLMIMIVMMSVMTGIPEAISKEKEIGTFDGMLSAPISQLSVIIGKTAALCTRGLIQCVIILAIAIVLFGVTIQGNILLAFFMLLLGIFSFIGIGIMAISMSGDQASSTMIVNLLMFPMMFLGGIFYPIQQMPWFMQAISQVIPLTYAADAMRKIMLLNAGVGDVMNQIIILVAFGVVTMAIAVPLFRKSMTR encoded by the coding sequence ATGGATTTCATTAAAATTCTAAAAGATAGTTACCATGTAATGGCTAAGGACATGCTGGAACTTAAACGAAACCGAATGTCACTGGCAGCCCTGTTTATGATGCCATTACTCTTCCTGGTCATGTTTGGATTCATTTTTCCCAGTGGTAGCACCCAGCAGAACATGCCTATGGGGCTGGTTAACCTTGACCAGGGCCAGGGAAGCAATGAATTCGTAGCACAGATGGAAGCCATGAATAAAAATACCAGCTACATGCAGTTTCAAAATTATTCCAGTGTAGATGATGCTAAAACTGCAATTAACAAAGGAAAACTGTATGGGGTATTCATCATACCTCCTGGCTTCTCTGACAACCTAACCAACGGGAAATCTGCTGACTTCACAGTATACATTGATAACAGCAACCCCCAAATTTCCATGCAAATTCAGCAGGTACTATCCAGCACTGTAAGTGGAATGAATAATATGAAGGCCGAGGCTAATGTGGTGGGTCTTGGTAAGGCAACAAATCAGTCAGTTAATCCACAGGCTATGATCTTCCCCTACATACCCAGTATTCAGACCACAATACCCGGCCAAACAAATTACTTTAACTTCCTGGCACCAGGGCTCATGATCATGATCGTGATGATGAGTGTTATGACCGGTATTCCAGAGGCCATCTCTAAAGAGAAGGAAATAGGTACATTTGATGGAATGTTATCGGCACCAATAAGCCAGCTCTCGGTTATCATTGGTAAAACTGCAGCACTGTGTACCCGAGGTTTAATTCAGTGTGTAATAATCTTGGCCATTGCTATAGTCCTGTTTGGAGTTACTATCCAGGGAAATATCCTATTGGCATTCTTCATGCTCCTTTTGGGCATATTCAGCTTCATAGGAATAGGAATAATGGCAATTTCCATGTCTGGAGATCAGGCTTCAAGTACCATGATTGTGAACCTGCTGATGTTTCCTATGATGTTCCTGGGAGGGATTTTTTATCCAATTCAACAGATGCCCTGGTTCATGCAGGCTATTTCACAGGTAATCCCCCTGACTTATGCTGCTGATGCAATGCGTAAAATAATGCTCTTAAACGCAGGTGTGGGGGATGTGATGAATCAGATAATCATACTGGTAGCGTTTGGAGTGGTTACAATGGCCATTGCCGTGCCACTATTCAGGAAATCAATGACCAGGTAA